One Nocardioides oleivorans DNA segment encodes these proteins:
- a CDS encoding DUF3105 domain-containing protein, giving the protein MAKKAAKTDRQAVIDSIRSQQSKRENRRGLAIVGVCVTVAVVIIGAAAFKPVKDWYDLRSYASDSLSDIGAKASVCQKVTTKAAEGNQDHVEVGTPMTYPDAPPAFGQHWNMWDTMDRKLYTVSDRPELGELVHNLEHGYTILWYDKTIQDSSSKMDVLRGIASKLQGTTNLRDKFKAVPWESKDGKAFPKGQHVAFTHWSVGGVGETDASKQVGVWQYCSDLSGAALDTFMTDYPYMDSPEPTVV; this is encoded by the coding sequence GTGGCCAAGAAGGCAGCAAAGACCGACCGTCAGGCGGTCATCGACTCCATCCGCTCCCAGCAGTCGAAGCGGGAGAACCGCCGCGGCCTGGCGATCGTCGGCGTGTGCGTCACGGTCGCGGTCGTGATCATCGGCGCGGCCGCGTTCAAGCCCGTCAAGGACTGGTACGACCTGCGCTCCTACGCCTCGGACTCCCTGAGCGACATCGGCGCCAAGGCCTCGGTGTGCCAGAAGGTCACCACCAAGGCGGCCGAGGGCAACCAGGACCACGTCGAGGTCGGCACGCCGATGACCTACCCCGACGCCCCGCCGGCCTTCGGCCAGCACTGGAACATGTGGGACACGATGGACCGCAAGCTCTACACGGTCTCCGACCGTCCCGAGCTCGGTGAGCTCGTCCACAACCTCGAGCACGGCTACACGATCCTCTGGTACGACAAGACGATCCAGGACAGCTCCAGCAAGATGGACGTCCTGCGCGGCATCGCCTCCAAGCTCCAGGGCACGACCAACCTGCGCGACAAGTTCAAGGCCGTGCCGTGGGAGTCCAAGGACGGCAAGGCGTTCCCCAAGGGCCAGCACGTCGCCTTCACGCACTGGTCGGTCGGCGGCGTCGGCGAGACCGATGCCTCCAAGCAGGTCGGCGTGTGGCAGTACTGCTCGGACCTCAGCGGTGCCGCCCTCGACACCTTCATGACCGACTACCCCTACATGGACTCCCCGGAGCCCACGGTCGTCTGA
- the cofD gene encoding 2-phospho-L-lactate transferase — MSSSASTLSRITVLSGGVGGARFLQGLLHGLRTGAVPGGSADTEVTVVANTADDWWIHGLKVCPDLDTVMYTLGDGIDVERGWGRREETWSAKTELEAYGVEPTWFGLGDRDIATHLVRTQMLEAGYTLSQVTEALCRRWQPGVRLLPMSDDRVETHIAVADPDSPSGRKVIHFQEYWVRLHAEVPAEAVLVVGQDAATPAPGVLEAITDTDLVVLPPSNPVVSVGTILGVPGIRDAVRGTPAPVVGVSPIVGGTHVHGMARQMLTSVGVEVSAAGVGTHYGARSHGGVLDGWLVDEGDAAEVAALEEAGLRARAVPLMMSGPDATAAMAAAAVSLVAPQ; from the coding sequence ATGTCATCATCCGCATCCACGCTCAGCCGTATCACCGTCCTGTCCGGCGGTGTCGGCGGGGCCCGGTTCCTCCAGGGACTCCTCCACGGCCTCCGCACCGGCGCGGTGCCGGGCGGCTCCGCCGACACCGAGGTCACCGTCGTCGCCAACACCGCCGACGACTGGTGGATCCACGGCCTCAAGGTCTGCCCCGACCTCGACACCGTGATGTACACCCTCGGCGACGGCATCGACGTCGAGCGCGGCTGGGGGCGGCGCGAGGAGACCTGGAGCGCGAAGACCGAGCTGGAGGCCTACGGCGTGGAGCCGACGTGGTTCGGCCTCGGCGACCGCGACATCGCCACCCACCTCGTCCGCACCCAGATGCTCGAGGCCGGCTACACCCTCTCCCAGGTCACCGAGGCGCTGTGCCGCCGCTGGCAGCCGGGCGTGCGGCTGCTGCCGATGAGCGACGACCGCGTCGAGACGCACATCGCCGTGGCCGACCCCGACAGCCCGAGCGGGCGCAAGGTCATCCACTTCCAGGAGTACTGGGTACGGCTGCACGCCGAGGTCCCGGCCGAGGCCGTGCTCGTCGTCGGCCAGGACGCCGCCACCCCGGCACCCGGCGTGCTCGAGGCGATCACCGACACCGACCTCGTCGTGCTGCCCCCGTCGAACCCGGTCGTCTCGGTGGGCACCATCCTCGGCGTGCCCGGCATCCGCGACGCGGTCCGCGGCACGCCCGCTCCCGTGGTGGGGGTCTCCCCCATCGTCGGCGGCACCCACGTGCACGGCATGGCCCGCCAGATGCTCACCAGCGTCGGCGTCGAGGTCAGCGCCGCCGGCGTCGGCACCCACTACGGCGCCCGCTCGCACGGGGGCGTCCTCGACGGCTGGCTCGTCGACGAAGGTGACGCCGCCGAGGTCGCCGCCCTCGAGGAGGCCGGGCTCCGGGCGCGCGCGGTGCCGCTGATGATGTCCGGGCCCGACGCGACCGCGGCGATGGCTGCCGCCGCCGTCTCGCTCGTGGCGCCGCAGTGA
- the cofE gene encoding coenzyme F420-0:L-glutamate ligase — translation MSHLEVWAPDGLPEVRPGDDLAGLVLGACDLRDGDVVSVTSKVVSKAEGRTRGGDREEAIDEESLRVLARRGPTRIVRHRLGLTMAAAGVDASNVDPGTIVLLPLDPDASARSLRRELLARGGVNVAVVVTDTAGRAWREGQTDIAIGAAGLRVAEDFAGRTDGYGNQLAVTLPAVADELAGAAELVQGKLGGRPVAVVRGRRDLVLPPGEDGPGATSLVRPEGADLFGWGAREAVVRALAGDDDDRVPFGARSSPEELAAALVRLPDPNDPTAVAAVRFAHGWLPADARGDSDCDGSPTTT, via the coding sequence GTGAGCCACCTCGAGGTCTGGGCGCCCGACGGGCTCCCCGAGGTCCGCCCGGGCGACGACCTCGCCGGGCTGGTGCTCGGTGCGTGCGACCTGCGCGACGGTGACGTCGTGTCGGTCACCAGCAAGGTGGTCAGCAAGGCCGAGGGCCGCACGCGCGGGGGCGACCGCGAGGAGGCGATCGACGAGGAGAGCCTGCGGGTCCTCGCGCGCCGCGGCCCGACCCGGATCGTGCGGCACCGGCTCGGCCTGACGATGGCGGCGGCCGGCGTCGACGCCTCCAACGTCGATCCCGGCACGATCGTGCTGCTCCCGCTCGACCCCGACGCCTCGGCGCGGTCCCTGCGACGCGAGCTGCTGGCCCGAGGTGGGGTCAACGTGGCCGTGGTCGTCACCGACACGGCGGGCCGTGCGTGGCGTGAGGGCCAGACCGACATCGCGATCGGGGCCGCCGGGCTCCGGGTCGCCGAGGACTTCGCCGGGCGCACCGACGGCTACGGCAACCAGCTCGCCGTCACCCTCCCCGCCGTCGCCGACGAGCTGGCGGGAGCGGCCGAGCTCGTCCAGGGCAAGCTCGGTGGCCGTCCCGTCGCGGTGGTCCGCGGTCGGCGCGACCTCGTCCTGCCGCCCGGCGAGGACGGCCCCGGCGCCACCTCCCTCGTCCGCCCCGAGGGCGCGGACCTGTTCGGCTGGGGCGCCCGCGAGGCCGTCGTACGTGCCCTGGCCGGGGACGACGACGACCGCGTCCCGTTCGGCGCGAGGTCCTCGCCCGAGGAGCTCGCCGCGGCCCTCGTGCGGCTGCCGGACCCGAACGACCCCACCGCCGTCGCGGCGGTCCGCTTCGCCCACGGGTGGCTGCCCGCGGACGCGCGGGGGGACAGCGACTGCGACGGATCACCGACCACTACGTAG
- a CDS encoding WhiB family transcriptional regulator, translated as MRTELFLLEPEGEDLGWQDRALCAQTDPEAFFPEKGGSTREAKKVCLTCEVRDDCLESALMNDERFGIWGGLSERERRKLKKSAVG; from the coding sequence ATGAGGACAGAGCTGTTTCTCCTCGAGCCCGAGGGGGAGGACCTCGGTTGGCAGGACCGCGCACTGTGCGCGCAGACGGACCCCGAGGCGTTCTTCCCCGAGAAGGGCGGCTCCACCAGGGAGGCCAAGAAGGTCTGCCTGACGTGCGAGGTCCGCGACGACTGCCTCGAGTCCGCACTGATGAACGACGAGCGCTTCGGCATCTGGGGCGGCCTGTCCGAGCGCGAGCGCCGCAAGCTCAAGAAGAGCGCCGTCGGCTGA
- a CDS encoding ABC transporter ATP-binding protein, producing the protein MTTSIVVDNVTKSFRYQYQRTLKQMLRPDRRKRAAASDAPSSTGTFKALDGVSFEVKQGESIGLMGLNGSGKSTLLKLVSGVMVPDEGQVLTRGRISGLIATGAGFHNELTGRDNIYMNAAMLGMTKEEIDSKFDDIAAFADVGLQLDMPVGNYSSGQFARLGFAVAVHVDCDIFIADEVLAVGDRPFKRKCLKRMKEIRESGITMFYVSHSAGSVKKMCDRAIVLDKGKVGFDGDVDEAIKFLHYDGDEDDEGDDVDERDEALASDI; encoded by the coding sequence ATGACGACCTCGATCGTGGTGGACAACGTCACCAAGTCCTTCCGCTACCAGTACCAGCGGACCCTCAAGCAGATGCTGCGCCCGGACCGCCGCAAGCGTGCCGCCGCCTCCGACGCCCCGTCGTCCACGGGCACCTTCAAGGCCCTCGACGGCGTCTCCTTCGAGGTCAAGCAGGGCGAGTCGATCGGCCTGATGGGTCTCAACGGCTCCGGGAAGTCGACGCTGCTCAAGCTCGTCAGCGGCGTGATGGTGCCCGACGAGGGCCAGGTGCTGACCCGCGGCCGGATCTCCGGACTGATCGCCACCGGTGCGGGCTTCCACAACGAGCTCACCGGCCGCGACAATATCTACATGAACGCCGCGATGCTCGGGATGACGAAGGAGGAGATCGACTCCAAGTTCGACGACATCGCCGCCTTCGCCGACGTCGGCCTCCAGCTCGACATGCCGGTCGGCAACTACTCCTCGGGCCAGTTCGCCCGCCTCGGCTTCGCCGTGGCCGTCCACGTCGACTGCGACATCTTCATCGCCGACGAGGTCCTGGCGGTGGGGGACCGGCCCTTCAAGCGCAAGTGCCTCAAGCGCATGAAGGAGATCCGCGAGTCCGGGATCACGATGTTCTACGTCAGCCACTCCGCGGGCTCGGTGAAGAAGATGTGCGACCGCGCGATCGTCCTCGACAAGGGCAAGGTCGGCTTCGACGGCGACGTCGACGAGGCCATCAAGTTCCTCCACTACGACGGTGACGAGGACGACGAGGGCGACGACGTCGACGAGCGCGACGAGGCCCTCGCCTCCGACATCTGA
- a CDS encoding glycosyltransferase family 2 protein yields MSVTALLVSHDGARWLPAVLAGLSGQTLPPDRVVAVDTTSRDDSVALVRDHLAGAGFTGDRLVVDVVPGSTSYPAAVRRGLEIAPALAPDPEAPDEPEWVWLLHDDSNPDPDALLELLAAAEGDPDAAILGPKLREWPSLRRLLEVGLTISGTGRRETGLERGEYDQGQHDAVRQVLAVNTAGMLVKRQVLESLGGLDEELPIFGNDIDFGWRAALAGHRTMVVPKSVVFHAEAAHRGIRRTPLTGRHTHYQERRAALFTSLANVSARGFAWHYVRLFLGSLLRVLGFLAVRAVGEALDELAATLSVHGRPRQLLAARRERARRRAGEAPRQDVARRLLAPTWLPYRHGLDFVTDLASAATSQAADVAERRRLAKAPEGAPAGRDDRRGSSTAGSGEDDEEAYLTDTGLVARFFTNPVAVVLVLFGILALVAGREAFGAITGGALSPVPAAAGDWWRLHVATWHPLGTGTDVPAPAYVLPFALAATLLLGHTGAVVSGLMLLAVPIAAWGAWRLLKVVGRFVDPLGLPRWLVVWGASTYALVPITSGAWAEGRFGTVAVASLLPWAAHAALGFVDPERDRRWRAAWRTALLVALGAAFVPGFWLFALLATAVVLGGAAVIAPRLLRERDSWGPPVLAVAATPVLLAPWLVPLVTTGSASGLLLEAGRLTVDRVTFDGLVTGRLNDLGAPWWLGVVLGVLAVAALLPRRTRVPVVICWLVALAAAVVSGVLSHVTLDLPAVTTRPSLGLFVVILQGTAVVAVVLGADAYLRRLDEHHPAWQRALAAALAVAAAVVPLGGLGWWLATPDNALARDADQQVPAYMEQSSLLGQEHGVLVLAGSVDDGISYRIRRDDGTTLGEDEILTLADEDTELTSEVRTLVSSPTPGVVAALGSRGIEYVVLSSPADGEISSLLDATAGLEQASAEDRTTRAWRVDRPLDASALDGRTSWWRTALLVVQGIAILLALVLAAPTIRTRREERADD; encoded by the coding sequence GTGTCCGTCACCGCGCTTCTCGTCAGTCATGACGGAGCGCGATGGCTCCCCGCAGTCCTCGCCGGTCTGAGCGGGCAGACCCTCCCGCCCGACCGCGTCGTCGCCGTCGACACGACGAGCCGTGACGACAGCGTCGCCCTGGTCCGCGACCACCTCGCCGGCGCCGGGTTCACCGGTGACCGACTCGTCGTCGACGTGGTCCCCGGCTCCACCAGCTATCCGGCGGCCGTGCGCCGTGGCCTCGAGATCGCGCCTGCGCTGGCTCCCGATCCCGAGGCCCCCGACGAGCCCGAGTGGGTCTGGCTGCTCCACGACGACAGCAACCCCGACCCCGACGCGCTGCTCGAGCTCCTCGCTGCCGCGGAGGGCGATCCGGACGCGGCGATCCTCGGACCGAAGCTCCGGGAGTGGCCGTCGTTGCGACGCCTGCTCGAGGTCGGCCTGACGATCAGCGGCACCGGTCGGCGCGAGACCGGTCTCGAGCGCGGCGAGTACGACCAGGGCCAGCACGACGCCGTACGCCAGGTCCTCGCGGTCAACACCGCGGGCATGCTCGTCAAGCGCCAGGTCCTCGAGTCGCTCGGCGGGCTGGACGAGGAGCTGCCGATCTTCGGCAACGACATCGACTTCGGCTGGCGCGCCGCCCTCGCCGGCCACCGCACGATGGTGGTGCCGAAGTCGGTCGTCTTCCACGCCGAGGCCGCGCACCGCGGGATCCGTCGTACGCCCCTCACCGGGCGCCACACGCACTACCAGGAGCGGCGCGCGGCCCTGTTCACCTCGCTGGCCAACGTGTCCGCGCGGGGCTTCGCGTGGCACTACGTCCGGCTCTTCCTCGGCTCGCTCCTGCGGGTGCTCGGCTTCCTCGCCGTGCGCGCCGTGGGCGAGGCCCTCGACGAGCTCGCGGCCACGCTGTCGGTGCACGGCCGGCCGCGCCAGCTGCTGGCCGCCCGCCGCGAGCGTGCCCGTCGCCGTGCCGGCGAGGCGCCCCGGCAGGACGTCGCCCGCCGGCTGCTGGCGCCGACATGGCTGCCCTACCGCCACGGCCTCGACTTCGTCACCGACCTCGCGTCCGCGGCCACCAGCCAGGCCGCCGACGTCGCCGAGCGGCGGCGGCTGGCCAAGGCGCCGGAGGGCGCTCCCGCGGGTCGGGACGACCGACGCGGGTCGTCGACGGCCGGCTCCGGCGAGGACGACGAGGAGGCCTACCTCACCGACACCGGCCTCGTCGCACGGTTCTTCACCAACCCCGTGGCCGTCGTGCTCGTGCTCTTCGGGATCCTCGCGCTCGTGGCCGGCCGCGAGGCCTTCGGTGCGATCACCGGCGGCGCGCTGTCCCCGGTCCCGGCCGCAGCCGGGGACTGGTGGCGCCTGCACGTCGCGACCTGGCACCCGCTCGGCACCGGCACCGACGTGCCCGCCCCGGCCTACGTGCTGCCCTTCGCCCTCGCCGCGACGCTCCTGCTCGGCCACACCGGCGCCGTGGTGTCGGGCCTGATGCTGCTCGCCGTCCCGATCGCGGCCTGGGGCGCCTGGCGGCTGCTCAAGGTCGTCGGCCGGTTCGTCGACCCGCTCGGGCTGCCGCGCTGGCTCGTGGTGTGGGGAGCCTCGACCTACGCGCTCGTCCCGATCACCTCCGGCGCCTGGGCCGAGGGCCGGTTCGGCACCGTCGCCGTCGCCAGCCTCCTGCCGTGGGCGGCCCATGCGGCGCTCGGGTTCGTCGACCCCGAGCGCGACCGGCGGTGGCGCGCCGCATGGCGTACGGCACTGCTCGTCGCGCTGGGTGCGGCCTTCGTGCCCGGGTTCTGGCTGTTCGCCCTGCTCGCGACGGCCGTCGTGCTCGGCGGCGCCGCCGTCATCGCACCGCGGCTGCTGAGGGAGCGCGACAGCTGGGGCCCGCCCGTGCTCGCGGTGGCGGCCACCCCGGTGCTGCTCGCGCCCTGGCTGGTCCCGCTCGTCACCACGGGATCCGCGTCCGGCCTCCTGCTCGAGGCCGGTCGGCTCACCGTCGACCGGGTGACCTTCGACGGCCTGGTCACCGGACGGCTCAACGACCTCGGCGCACCGTGGTGGCTCGGGGTCGTGCTCGGCGTGCTCGCCGTCGCGGCGCTGCTCCCACGCCGTACGCGCGTGCCGGTCGTCATCTGCTGGCTGGTCGCGCTGGCGGCCGCCGTCGTCTCCGGCGTCCTGTCCCACGTGACCCTCGACCTGCCCGCGGTCACCACGCGCCCGAGCCTGGGCCTCTTCGTCGTCATCCTCCAGGGCACCGCGGTGGTGGCGGTCGTGCTCGGCGCCGACGCCTACCTCCGCCGTCTCGACGAGCACCACCCCGCATGGCAGCGAGCGCTCGCCGCCGCACTCGCGGTCGCGGCTGCGGTCGTACCCCTCGGCGGGCTGGGCTGGTGGCTCGCCACGCCCGACAACGCGCTCGCGCGCGACGCCGATCAGCAGGTCCCCGCCTACATGGAGCAGAGCTCGCTGCTCGGCCAGGAGCACGGCGTGCTGGTCCTGGCCGGCTCCGTCGACGACGGCATCAGCTACCGGATCCGCCGCGACGACGGGACCACCCTCGGCGAGGACGAGATCCTCACGCTCGCCGACGAGGACACCGAGCTCACCTCCGAGGTGCGCACCCTGGTCTCCTCGCCGACCCCGGGTGTCGTCGCGGCCCTCGGGTCGCGTGGCATCGAGTACGTCGTGCTGAGCTCGCCCGCCGACGGCGAGATCTCCTCGCTCCTCGACGCCACCGCCGGCCTCGAGCAGGCCAGCGCCGAGGACCGCACCACCCGGGCGTGGCGGGTCGACCGTCCGCTGGACGCGTCCGCACTGGACGGCCGCACGTCGTGGTGGCGCACGGCGCTGCTCGTCGTGCAGGGCATCGCGATCCTGCTCGCCCTCGTGCTGGCCGCGCCCACGATCCGGACCCGGAGGGAGGAGCGCGCCGATGACTGA
- a CDS encoding FG-GAP-like repeat-containing protein, which yields MRPLQTRLVTLCQQVLALGVVLVVLTPASGVVSLDIVGEHPGQQSSGAGRPAPAELMSATVPLKAVTPTVTEVPLTGAGGGFAGLTGRTVAGGATEARVVSKPQAVTGFSAIGVTWQHGEDLEEDQITLRVRTREGDEWSAWEDLEYHDEHGPDPGSAEDATARPGTEPTFVGEVDDVQVEARTAGGATLPDDLSLALVDPGSAAGSETEAPADQPGSAEEQYAEQGSLMGGSEDRSDGLSLRAATTNAKAKTAAQPTIFSRAQWGADESIRNKGSLRYGTINGGFVHHTVNANDYTEDQVPAIIRSIYAYHVKSRGWSDIGYNFLVDRFGRIWEGRYGGIDKPVVGAHTLNYNQYSFAMSAIGNYDVVQPSDAMLRAYGQLFAWKLSLSGVDPASMSQKIGSKTFAAINGHRDAGSTACPGKYLYAQIPLIRTYASQAAPVVTTPTPVAISAPDPQNNLDASPYPDLVVRRASDGRGLVIPTGGLTSFQKRTVVGQKGWDKTADVLVSPDLTGDGVADLVTVDRAGVVRIREGRGNGKFGKTVRKLKLRGYSLVTAVGDINGDGRNDLVARFKGRLVVLTGTGKGGFARKVTRKGYGDHKQIIGAGDVNGDGRADLLLRTKNRLYLQTGYGTGRFAAPRRVAGSWSKVNRVVAADFNGDGRPDLVVRNSSGNMLLMPGNGDGTFGAARGPASNLKTMRGITAANLVDGPGADLIGIAGKQLVVVANRDTYELGAPVDTGVSFAGMDVLLNAGDVNRDGFGDVLGRNTAGQLFLYAGRGDGTLAQPTLLGDGWGVVSGLTAVGDVTGDGIPDLVGTPTGGSLSVWTGTGAGFAAPAVVKGGKLPTPAGLPSDLSAFDWVFGVQPMTLKGTLDYIVRDRATGTAYVFSGRRSGVSSPRLLGGLEGYDLAG from the coding sequence ATGCGACCTCTCCAGACCCGTCTCGTCACCCTCTGCCAGCAGGTGCTGGCGCTCGGTGTCGTCCTCGTCGTGCTGACGCCCGCCTCCGGCGTGGTCTCGCTCGACATCGTCGGTGAGCACCCCGGCCAGCAGTCCTCGGGTGCCGGCAGGCCGGCTCCGGCCGAGCTGATGTCGGCGACCGTGCCGCTCAAGGCCGTGACGCCGACCGTGACCGAGGTGCCGCTGACCGGCGCTGGAGGCGGGTTCGCCGGCCTGACGGGTCGCACCGTCGCCGGCGGCGCCACCGAGGCGCGCGTGGTCAGCAAGCCGCAGGCCGTCACCGGCTTCTCCGCCATCGGCGTCACCTGGCAGCACGGGGAGGACCTCGAGGAGGACCAGATCACGCTGCGCGTCCGCACCCGCGAGGGCGACGAGTGGAGTGCCTGGGAGGACCTGGAGTACCACGACGAGCACGGCCCCGACCCGGGCAGCGCCGAGGACGCGACGGCGCGTCCGGGCACCGAGCCCACCTTCGTCGGCGAGGTCGACGACGTGCAGGTCGAGGCGAGGACCGCCGGGGGCGCCACGCTCCCCGACGACCTGTCCCTCGCCCTCGTCGACCCGGGCTCGGCCGCGGGCAGCGAGACCGAGGCCCCGGCCGACCAGCCCGGGTCCGCCGAGGAGCAGTACGCCGAGCAGGGCTCGCTGATGGGCGGTTCCGAGGACCGGTCCGACGGCCTCAGCCTCCGCGCCGCGACCACCAACGCGAAGGCGAAGACCGCCGCGCAGCCCACGATCTTCTCCCGGGCCCAGTGGGGTGCCGACGAGAGCATCCGCAACAAGGGCTCGCTGCGCTACGGCACGATCAACGGCGGCTTCGTCCACCACACGGTCAACGCCAACGACTACACCGAGGACCAGGTGCCGGCGATCATCCGCAGCATCTACGCCTACCACGTGAAGTCCCGCGGCTGGAGCGACATCGGCTACAACTTCCTCGTCGACCGCTTCGGCCGGATCTGGGAGGGCCGCTACGGCGGCATCGACAAGCCGGTCGTCGGCGCGCACACGCTCAACTACAACCAGTACTCCTTCGCGATGTCGGCCATCGGCAACTACGACGTCGTCCAGCCGAGTGACGCGATGCTGCGCGCCTACGGCCAGCTCTTCGCGTGGAAGCTCTCGCTGAGCGGTGTGGACCCGGCGTCCATGTCGCAGAAGATCGGCAGCAAGACCTTCGCGGCGATCAACGGCCACCGCGACGCCGGCTCCACCGCCTGCCCCGGCAAGTACCTCTACGCGCAGATCCCGCTGATCCGCACGTACGCCAGCCAGGCCGCGCCGGTCGTCACCACACCCACGCCGGTGGCCATCTCCGCGCCCGACCCGCAGAACAACCTCGACGCGTCGCCGTACCCCGACCTCGTCGTCCGCCGCGCCTCCGACGGCCGTGGCCTGGTCATCCCGACCGGTGGCCTGACGTCCTTCCAGAAGCGCACGGTCGTGGGCCAGAAGGGCTGGGACAAGACCGCCGACGTGCTGGTCTCGCCCGACCTCACCGGCGACGGCGTCGCCGACCTGGTCACCGTGGACCGGGCGGGCGTCGTCCGGATCCGCGAGGGTCGCGGCAACGGCAAGTTCGGCAAGACCGTCCGCAAGCTGAAGCTGCGCGGCTACTCGCTCGTGACCGCCGTCGGCGACATCAACGGCGACGGCCGCAACGACCTGGTCGCCCGCTTCAAGGGCCGGCTCGTCGTCCTCACCGGGACCGGCAAGGGCGGCTTCGCCCGCAAGGTCACCCGCAAGGGCTACGGCGACCACAAGCAGATCATCGGTGCCGGCGACGTCAACGGCGACGGCCGTGCCGACCTGCTGCTGCGGACGAAGAACCGGCTCTACCTCCAGACCGGCTACGGCACCGGGCGCTTCGCGGCGCCGCGACGGGTCGCCGGCAGCTGGAGCAAGGTCAACCGCGTCGTCGCCGCCGACTTCAACGGCGACGGTCGTCCCGACCTGGTGGTGCGCAACAGCTCCGGCAACATGCTCCTGATGCCCGGCAACGGCGACGGCACCTTCGGCGCCGCCCGTGGGCCGGCGTCCAACCTCAAGACGATGCGCGGCATCACCGCCGCCAACCTCGTCGACGGCCCCGGTGCGGACCTCATCGGCATCGCCGGCAAGCAGCTCGTCGTCGTCGCCAACCGCGACACCTACGAGCTCGGCGCCCCGGTGGACACCGGCGTCTCGTTCGCCGGGATGGACGTCCTGCTCAACGCCGGCGACGTCAATCGTGACGGCTTCGGCGACGTGCTCGGCCGCAACACGGCTGGCCAGCTCTTCCTCTACGCCGGGCGGGGCGACGGCACGCTCGCACAGCCGACGCTGCTCGGCGACGGCTGGGGCGTCGTGTCCGGCCTCACCGCGGTCGGCGACGTCACCGGTGACGGCATCCCCGACCTGGTCGGCACGCCCACCGGCGGCTCGCTGTCGGTCTGGACCGGAACCGGGGCGGGCTTCGCCGCGCCGGCCGTGGTCAAGGGCGGCAAGCTGCCGACGCCCGCCGGGCTCCCCTCCGACCTGTCCGCCTTCGACTGGGTGTTCGGGGTGCAGCCGATGACCCTCAAGGGCACGCTCGACTACATCGTCCGCGACCGCGCGACCGGGACGGCGTACGTCTTCTCGGGCCGCAGGTCGGGCGTCTCCAGCCCGCGCCTGCTCGGTGGACTGGAGGGCTACGACCTGGCCGGCTAG
- a CDS encoding TIGR03089 family protein — MSTFAEVLAAQLRRDPGRPLVTFYDHATDERVELSVTTYANWVAKASGLLTDVADLERGMTLRVDLPPHWLSTVFLGAAWTIGLRVTTSAGPDAVVCGPEGLDTWSARTGDIPVLACSLRPLGTRFAEPLPSGVLDVGVEIWAQPDGFAAWDPPGEDDLATDDLTQRELLDPARHSTNDLTAAVGSSLTDGGRLLSVTDPASPPGTATFTEPLVRGGSLVLVRHPDPARLDGVYDAERATARA; from the coding sequence ATGAGCACCTTCGCCGAGGTCCTCGCCGCCCAGCTGCGGCGGGATCCCGGGCGTCCGCTGGTCACCTTCTACGACCACGCCACCGACGAGCGCGTCGAGCTGTCCGTGACGACGTACGCCAACTGGGTGGCCAAGGCGTCCGGGCTGCTGACCGACGTGGCCGACCTCGAGCGCGGGATGACGCTGCGCGTGGACCTGCCCCCGCACTGGCTCTCGACGGTGTTCCTCGGTGCCGCCTGGACGATCGGGCTGCGCGTGACGACGTCCGCTGGGCCCGACGCGGTCGTGTGCGGGCCCGAGGGCCTCGACACGTGGTCGGCCCGCACCGGTGACATCCCGGTGCTGGCGTGCAGCCTGCGACCCCTCGGCACCCGCTTCGCCGAGCCGCTGCCGAGCGGGGTCCTCGACGTCGGCGTGGAGATCTGGGCGCAGCCCGACGGGTTCGCCGCGTGGGACCCGCCCGGCGAGGACGACCTCGCCACCGACGACCTCACCCAGCGCGAGCTCCTGGACCCGGCGCGGCACTCCACGAACGACCTGACGGCCGCCGTCGGGAGCTCTCTCACCGACGGCGGCCGTCTTCTGTCGGTGACGGACCCGGCTTCCCCACCAGGAACCGCCACCTTCACCGAGCCCCTCGTGAGAGGTGGCTCGCTGGTCCTCGTCCGCCATCCCGACCCGGCTCGCCTCGACGGCGTGTACGACGCCGAACGGGCGACTGCCCGGGCCTGA